A single region of the Xiphophorus maculatus strain JP 163 A chromosome 3, X_maculatus-5.0-male, whole genome shotgun sequence genome encodes:
- the LOC111608041 gene encoding zinc-binding protein A33-like has protein sequence MYQNHTKDTNNNCSKSLLCENKAKLVQAIKRIKHEVDECREAERDTYTDSVEVENRFDELERGIRAEFQNLHRFLEEEEYQDLERLKRERQKLLKQLKEREKKIDAQRRDLEGAITELNSKLAEEDSPKLLKEIQDLVKRSQVHFIRPAELDTEVHSGWFVGPIQYRIWKHMKSCLYPNITSVRFDPDTAHPNLCLSESCTSVWFDEEKDTSEVQANPRRFHYYYCLLGHQGFRIGRHYWEVEVGYKTAWRVGVAREDVPRGEMTATGTSIGLWTLAFKGGSVLACTDPKPTKINVSVQLVRIGVFLDCEGEEVTFYNAVTMAPIYTFSMGTVMVPLFPFFNPCDTDEGKNTAPITIFNPLL, from the exons ATGTACCAGAACCACACCAAAGACACAAACAACAACTGCAGCAAAAGCCTTCTCTGTGAGAACAAG GCCAAGCTTGTTCAGGCTATTAAAAGAATCAAACATGAGGTAGACGAATgcagagaagcagagagagacACGTACACAGACTCGGTGGAAGTAGAG aacaGGTTTGATGAACTAGAACGAGGAATCAGAGCCGAGTTTCAGAACCTCCATCGcttcctggaggaggaggagtacCAGGACCTGGAAAGactgaagagagagagacagaaactgctgaagcagctgaaggagagagagaagaagataGACGCACAAAGAAGGGACCTGGAGGGAGCAATAACGGAGCTGAACAGCAAGTTGGCCGAGGAGGATAGTCCTAAACTGTTGAAA GAAATCCAAGATCTTGTAAAAAG GTCTCAGGTCCACTTCATTCGTCCTGCAGAGTTGGACACAGAGGTCCACTCAGGTTGGTTTGTGGGTCCCATCCAATACAGGATATGGAAACACATGAAAAGCTGCCTCTACCCAA ATATTACATCGGTGAGGTTTGACCCGGACACTGCCCACCCTAATCTATGCCTGTCTGAGTCCTGCACTTCCGTTTGGTTCGATGAAGAGAAAGACACTTCAGAGGTCCAGGCCAACCCACGTCGGTTCCACTATTACTACTGTCTCCTGGGCCACCAGGGCTTCAGGATCGGCCGACACTACTGGGAGGTGGAAGTGGGCTACAAGACGGCATGGAGGGTGGGCGTGGCGCGGGAGGATGTTCCCAGAGGAGAGATGACGGCGACCGGAACCTCAATCGGCCTCTGGACTTTGGCCTTCAAGGGCGGATCTGTCCTGGCCTGCACGGATCCGAAACCCACCAAGATCAACGTGTCTGTCCAGCTGGTCCGCATCGGCGTCTTCTTGGACTGTGAGGGCGAGGAGGTGACTTTCTACAATGCTGTTACCATGGCGCCCATTTACACTTTCTCCATGGGAACCGTCATGGTTCCCCTGTTTCCCTTCTTCAACCCGTGTGACACAGACGAAGGAAAGAACACGGCGCCGATCACAATCTTTAACCCCTTGCTTTAG
- the ino80e gene encoding INO80 complex subunit E isoform X1, with the protein MLWSKTHVNKRMSQRPTQAREMNGQTDVEVDYKRKYKNLKRKLKFLVYEQECFQEELRRAQRKLLKVSRDKSFLLDRLLQYERVDEDSSDSDATVSSENSEGEGLREREREREIAKKRKSSPGACLSSSSSSPHLSLLSRSGVNPLQSSSAGSYLNAMPFPPEYLAPPAERMKKERKTKTPKNKREATGKVVGPMTANYTSASGAPQTASGPFSWVPKQMLSGDAADEEGESDGDSDRGDEDRGEGDEAELVIDIPNE; encoded by the exons ATGCTGTGGAGCAAGACGCATGTAAACAAGAGGATGTCGCAGAGACCAACCCAAGCTAGAG aaatgaacGGTCAGACAGACGTAGAGGTCGACTACAAGCGGAAatacaaaaatctcaaaagaaaattaaaatttcttgtttat GAACAGGAATGTTTTCAGGAGGAGTTGAGAAGAGCACAAAGAAAACTTCTGAAGGTTTCCCGAGACAAAAG CTTCCTTCTAGACAGATTGCTCCAATATGAGAGGGTTGATGAAGACTCCTCTG ATTCAGATGCAACTGTTTCTTCAGAAAACAGTGAAGGGGAAGGACtaagagagagggaaagagaacGAGAAATTGCAAAGAA gagaaAAAGCAGCCCTGGAGCCTGcctttcctcctcttcatcatcgcCTCATCTCTCTCTGCTGTCCCGTTCTGGAGTAAACCCCCTGCAGTCGTCCAGCGCCGGATCGTACCTCAACGCT ATGCCCTTCCCACCAGAGTATTTGGCACCGCCAGCTGAGCGAatgaagaaagagagaaaaacaaagacgcCAAAAAACAAGCGAGAGGCCACAGGGAAG gttGTTGGTCCGATGACGGCTAACTACACGTCAGCCTCTGGTGCCCCTCAAACTGCCAGCGGCCCCTTCAGCTGGGTTCCCAAACAAATGCTCAGCGGAGATGCGGCTGACGAGGAAGGTGAGAGCGACGGGGACAGCGACAGGGGAGACGAGGACAGAGGGGAGGGAGACGAGGCCGAGCTCGTCATTGACATCCCCAATGAGTGA
- the ino80e gene encoding INO80 complex subunit E isoform X2 has translation MLWSKTHVNKRMSQRPTQAREMNGQTDVEVDYKRKYKNLKRKLKFLVYEQECFQEELRRAQRKLLKVSRDKSFLLDRLLQYERVDEDSSDSDATVSSENSEGEGLREREREREIAKKRKSSPGACLSSSSSSPHLSLLSRSGVNPLQSSSAGSYLNAVVGPMTANYTSASGAPQTASGPFSWVPKQMLSGDAADEEGESDGDSDRGDEDRGEGDEAELVIDIPNE, from the exons ATGCTGTGGAGCAAGACGCATGTAAACAAGAGGATGTCGCAGAGACCAACCCAAGCTAGAG aaatgaacGGTCAGACAGACGTAGAGGTCGACTACAAGCGGAAatacaaaaatctcaaaagaaaattaaaatttcttgtttat GAACAGGAATGTTTTCAGGAGGAGTTGAGAAGAGCACAAAGAAAACTTCTGAAGGTTTCCCGAGACAAAAG CTTCCTTCTAGACAGATTGCTCCAATATGAGAGGGTTGATGAAGACTCCTCTG ATTCAGATGCAACTGTTTCTTCAGAAAACAGTGAAGGGGAAGGACtaagagagagggaaagagaacGAGAAATTGCAAAGAA gagaaAAAGCAGCCCTGGAGCCTGcctttcctcctcttcatcatcgcCTCATCTCTCTCTGCTGTCCCGTTCTGGAGTAAACCCCCTGCAGTCGTCCAGCGCCGGATCGTACCTCAACGCT gttGTTGGTCCGATGACGGCTAACTACACGTCAGCCTCTGGTGCCCCTCAAACTGCCAGCGGCCCCTTCAGCTGGGTTCCCAAACAAATGCTCAGCGGAGATGCGGCTGACGAGGAAGGTGAGAGCGACGGGGACAGCGACAGGGGAGACGAGGACAGAGGGGAGGGAGACGAGGCCGAGCTCGTCATTGACATCCCCAATGAGTGA
- the LOC102232866 gene encoding uncharacterized protein LOC102232866, producing MLLNVAAVWLLAQLGPGLSLPAEHDSEPGFTLCDGCFYRQTPPRGAAAEPPLHRHCHRLPGGRAFTALSRPTCDTAVWSAFHLSHGWTGKEELQEGEAVTEEEHGVKVAVPALLRGATEDPSDSPLQQWDSTVAALIQSSIIPKCAALGGGVYVLTGAGRLGAAEDGDEACQAKPLWTAACCAPPEGKSGFSVGLIKETEEAERQVSMKELEEMLGVEELFSEGCGGEDRETAAAAEGLHTDALHTNAAQTDVNSETVDPHAKADLEESSKDSTPEERVGVDAKSEDSDLSEETAAESVISVSSRVQQYSESVPEDDSNSTSTLLYVLSTTLSTTLSILKAPLRPVFSTVTEFPAQVTHVLQEDIGVLSALPGDTLTLFHLLTSDLLSWTGSAGEMLLGVGETCFSSVYYCSSSMVEALLSSCHTGLTGMGTLAGDTVGIFGGVLDNSWWLTKFFGGKLWEQTEGYVGTMVSEMGDQAQAVGGGLGRLAWRTGSGVGSVFTMGGNFIIGMLNVVFGAAREAFGKESE from the exons ATGCTGCTGAATGTTGCTGCGGTGTGGCTGCTGGCGCAGCTGGGCCCAGGCCTGTCTCTTCCAGCTGAGCATGACTCGGAGCCAGGCTTCACCCTCTGTGACGGCTGCTTCTACAGACAGACTCCTCCCCGGGGAGCCGCAGCTGAGCCGCCGCTGCACCGACACTGCCACAGACTGCCGGGAGGACGGGCATTCACCGCTCTGTCCAGGCCGACCTGTGACACGGCTGTCTGGTCGGCCTTCCATCTCAGCCATGGATGGACGGGgaaggaggagctgcaggaggggGAGGCTGTG ACAGAGGAAGAACATGGTGTCAAAGTCGCCGTTCCAGCTCTTCTTAGAGGAGCAACAGAGGATCCATCTGACTCTCCGCTTCAACAGTGGGACTCGACAGTGGCGGCACTGATCCAGTCCAGCATCATTCCCAAGTGCGCCGCTTTAGGAGGGGGTGTCTACGTTCTGACAGGAGCAGGACGTCTCGGGGCAGCAGAGGATGGAGACGAAGCTTGTCAGGCCAAGCCGCTGTGGACGGCAGCGTGCTGCGCTCCTCCAGAGGGGAAGAGCGGCTTCAGTGTGGGGTTAATCAAAGAGACAGAAGAGGCGGAGAGGCAAGTGAGCatgaaggagctggaggagatgTTAGGGGTGGAGGAGCTGTTCTCTGAAGGCTGTGGGGGAGAAGACAGGGAGACAGCTGCAGCCGCAGAGGGGCTTCACACCGACGCGCTTCATACAAATGCCGCACAAACAGATGTGAATTCAGAAACTGTTGACCCACATGCAAAGGCAGACTTAGAGGAGAGCAGCAAAGATTCAACGCCGGAGGAAAGGGTTGGTGTTGATGCTAAATCGGAGGATTCTGACCTTTCAGAGGAAACCGCAGCAGAATCTGTAATTTCTGTCAGCAGCAGGGTGCAGCAGTACAGCGAATCTGTTCCTGAAGACGACTCAAACTCCACCAGCACTCTGCTCTACGTCCTGTCCACCACCCTGTCCACCACCCTGTCCATCCTGAAAGCTCCTCTCCGCCCCGTGTTCTCCACTGTCACAGAGTTTCCTGCTCAG gtgaCTCATGTTCttcaggaagatataggagTCCTGTCCGCGCTGCCTGGCGACACCCTCACGCTGTTCCACCTcctcacctctgacctcctCTCCTGGACGGGATCAGCTGGAGAAATGCTGCTCGGTGTTGGGGAGACGTGCTTCTCCAGTGTTTATTACTGTTCTTCGTCAATGGTGGAGGCCCTGCTGAGCAGCTGCCACACCGGCCTGACGGGCATGGGAACCCTGGCCGGAGACACAGTGGGGATTTTTGGTGGTGTTCTGGATAATAGCTGGTGGCTGACCAAGTTCTTTGGAGGGAAGCTGTGGGAGCAGACTGAAGGCTATGTGGGTACCATGGTGTCGGAGATGGGGGATCAAGCTCAGGCTGTGGGCGGAGGTCTCGGCAGGCTGGCCTGGAGAACCGGGAGCGGAGTGGGCAGCGTCTTCACAATGGGAGGAAATTTTATAATAGGGATGCTAAatgtggtttttggtgcagcaaGAGAGGCATTTGGGAAGGAATCAGAGTAA
- the LOC102232345 gene encoding cadherin-related family member 5-like, with protein sequence MRESSKMTAVTVIALSFLISAAISAPLKETKESVTLFHGEDFHILLPSQDVDVTFKNRSDPRKTSVLMKGGKVIGTRAKPTLHLNYINIEAVGEGDEGMYILKDSKDDSVIKQISLIVRDCTIEQIIKYGGDFHMPVVNVNVPITLEYKPSSVEANLTSRPALVVLTATGASTDAYRGRITVSERSITISAVTGVDEGSYTVRDNKGVIKHKVCLNVIEHRNFVFLSADERLKINLILNSSLVKLHYTRDSDSSAVLLMDKGEFTSAQADLGFKDRLSVEGSMVFLDQIKSSDAGLFKITDLQGFTVSTVHLGLKAYKMESLYVAIIALLGLLAFLLLVCLLSCLIKVKKRANRAAALEKLAQNAGKEDEGEAFRQVVKNITKLSEESKHSQADNTEKSQSTEVDIKGLEVSSKEVGVGNLETSDSGVGFNTALPLDTDTDVPDQIPDSEAVSISVAPEIKPSPPSAAESKPAAPLVPEPKASPVPETKKAPDPPIEAMLDTPKPVDAKLSPTPSMKSGLSPAETKPAPSPSPEPKTGLSPADPKPAASPSSEPKTSLSPADPKPAPTPSPEPKISPPAVTTPTPDTKSPAASTPEPTKPSPAEPITNGTPDPGPDSKASPDHAEIIKDPTPKEVSTKTHEVELKSSSVIPEGSKDGAAAKDPTTT encoded by the exons ATGAGGGAATCTTCCAAAATGACGGCAGTCACAGTGATTGCGCTCAGTTTTCTTATCTCTGCAG CTATCTCTGCCCCTCTAAAAG AAACGAAGGAATCCGTAACGCTATTCCATGGAGAGGATTTCCACATCCTGCTGCCGTCACAAGACGTGGATGTCACATTCAAGAACCGTTCCGACCCTCGGAAGACCTCGGTGCTGATGAAGGGCGGCAAAGTGATCGGCACTCGGGCCAAACCCACCCTGCACCTCAACTACATCAACATAGAGGCTGTGGGTGAAGGGGACGAGGGGATGTACATCCTGAAGGATTCCAAGGATGATAGTGTCATCAAGCAAATTTCACTAATAGTCCGAG ACTGCACCATCGAGCAAATCATCAAATATGGCGGGGACTTCCACATGCCAGTGGTGAATGTGAACGTCCCCATCACTCTGGAGTACAAACCCAGTTCAGTGGAGGCCAACCTGACGTCCAG ACCGGCGCTCGTGGTGCTGACGGCCACTGGGGCCTCCACCGACGCTTACCGAGGTCGCATCACCGTCAGCGAGCGATCCATCACCATCAGCGCGGTTACAGGCGTCGATGAGGGCAGCTACACCGTCAGGGACAACAAAGGGGTTATCAAACACAAAGTGTGCCTGAATGTCATAG AGCACAGAAACTTTGTGTTCCTTTCTGCTGATGAGAGACTGAAGATCAACCTGATTCTAAACAGCTCCTTGGTCAAACTCCACTACACCCGAGATTCAGACTCCTCAGCCGTCCTGCTGATGGACAAGGGAGAGTTCACAAGT GCTCAGGCAGATCTTGGTTTTAAGGACCGGCTCTCTGTGGAGGGTTCGATGGTCTTTCTAGATCAGATCAAGAGCTCAGACGCTGGACTCTTTAAGATCACGGACTTGCAGGGATTCACCGTGTCCACCGTCCATCTGGGATTGAAAG CCTACAAAATGGAGTCCCTCTATGTGGCTATCATTGCCCTGCTGGGCCTGCTGGCTTTCCTTCTGCTGGTTTGCCTTCTGTCCTGCCTGATCAAAGTGAAGAAGAGGGCCAACAGGGCTGCTGCACTGGAGAAACTGGCTCAGAACGCTGGCAAAGAAGACGAGGGCGAGGCCTTTAGACAG GTGGTCAAGAACATCACTAAACTGAGCGAGGAGTCCAAGCATTCCCAAGCTGACAACACAGAGAAATCTCAAAGCACTGAGGTAGACATCAAG GGTCTGGAGGTTTCTTCTAAAGAGGTTGGCGTTGGTAATCTAGAGACCAGTGACTCCGGCGTTGGCTTCAACACTGCTCTCCCACTCGATACTGACACTGATGTCCCCGATCAAATCCCCGATTCTGAGGCTGTAAGCATCTCTGTTGCTCCTGAAATCAAACCAAGCCCTCCTTCCGCTGCTGAGTCTAAGCCAGCTGCTCCACTGGTACCAGAACCTAAAGCAAGCCCTGTTCCTGAGACGAAAAAAGCCCCGGACCCGCCCATTGAAGCAATGCTGGACACACCCAAACCAGTAGATGCTAAACTTAGCCCAACCCCGAGTATGAAGTCTGGTTTGAGTCCAGCTGAAACAAAACCTGCACCCAGTCCAAGTCCAGAACCCAAGACTGGACTGAGTCCAGCTGATCCAAAACCTGCTGCTAGTCCAAGTTCAGAACCTAAGACTAGTCTAAGTCCTGCTGATCCAAAGCCTGCACCCACTCCAAGTCCAGAACCGAAGATTTCTCCGCCTGCAGTCACCACTCCAACACCTGACACTAAGAGTCCAGCGGCTTCAACTCCTGAGCCCACCAAACCGAGCCCAGCAGAACCCATCACTAATGGCACACCAGATCCGGGACCCGATTCCAAAGCAAGCCCGGATCATGCAGAAATCATCAAAGACCCAACTCCAAAAGAGGTTTCCACTAAAACCCACGAAGTGGAGCTGAAGTCCAGCAGCGTCATTCCAGAGGGCAGCAAAGACGGCGCCGCAGCCAAAGATCCGACTACGACCTGA